One genomic window of Actinoalloteichus hoggarensis includes the following:
- the nadC gene encoding carboxylating nicotinate-nucleotide diphosphorylase has product MSSRFAEFAPAEFSSTVLGELEAASLDPVEVRRIVLTALEEDLRYGPDVTTAATVPAEAVAVADVAARRSGTVAGIPVFLAVLDTVIGPDRVEVRTELSDGDRVRPGQAALRIKAPVRGLLTAERTALNLLCHLSGIATLTSAWVAEVAGTDCVIRDSRKTTPGLRHLEKYAVRCGDGANHRMGLGDAVLIKDNHVVAAGSVTAALAAVRAHAPDLSYEVEVTTLAELDAVLAENAELVLLDNFTPQQCAEAVRRRDAAGTGTRLEASGGLTLDVARTYAATGVDYLAVGGLTHSAPALDLGLDLS; this is encoded by the coding sequence ATGAGTTCGCGTTTCGCGGAGTTCGCTCCGGCCGAGTTCTCCTCGACCGTGCTCGGTGAGCTGGAGGCCGCCTCCCTCGACCCCGTGGAGGTGCGGCGGATCGTTCTCACCGCGCTGGAGGAGGACCTCCGGTACGGGCCTGACGTCACCACCGCCGCCACGGTCCCGGCCGAGGCGGTGGCGGTCGCCGACGTGGCCGCCCGGCGGTCGGGCACCGTCGCGGGCATCCCCGTCTTCCTGGCGGTGCTGGACACCGTGATCGGCCCGGATCGCGTCGAGGTCCGCACCGAGCTGTCCGACGGAGATCGGGTGCGGCCCGGTCAGGCGGCCCTGCGGATCAAGGCGCCCGTGCGGGGACTCCTCACCGCCGAGCGCACGGCGTTGAACCTGCTCTGTCACCTCTCCGGCATCGCCACCCTCACCTCGGCCTGGGTCGCCGAGGTCGCGGGCACCGACTGCGTCATTCGGGACAGCCGCAAGACCACCCCGGGGCTGCGGCATCTGGAGAAGTACGCGGTGCGCTGCGGCGACGGCGCCAACCATCGGATGGGTCTGGGCGACGCCGTCCTGATCAAGGACAACCACGTGGTCGCCGCCGGCTCGGTCACCGCGGCGCTGGCCGCCGTCCGGGCCCACGCCCCGGATCTCTCCTATGAGGTCGAGGTGACGACGCTGGCGGAGCTGGACGCCGTGCTCGCCGAGAACGCCGAGCTGGTGCTGCTGGACAACTTCACCCCGCAGCAGTGCGCCGAGGCAGTTCGGCGGCGCGACGCCGCGGGCACCGGCACCCGGCTGGAGGCCTCCGGCGGGCTCACCCTGGACGTCGCCAGGACCTATGCCGCGACCGGCGTCGACTACCTGGCCGTGGGCGGCCTCACCCATTCGGCGCCCGCGCTGGATCTGGGACTGGACCTGAGCTGA
- a CDS encoding ABC transporter substrate-binding protein, which translates to MPTPRHRLPACVLTVVLLSSACTSPLSPGGNTADATAPLVLSTVDEPATLHPLAGFGRSGAAKFYDGLLTPDARLDLVPALAAELPEPDEDGRAWTVRLRDDVTFHDGSDFDAADVVATYRALLDPAVGSPLAAEYSVIDTVTAVDETTVRFELARPYAPFAALLTLGILPSEPLAESRTVDDSPLAEEPNGTGPYRLTEWTRGEEMVWTAAEDHWRGTPEVEQVRVVFAADAAEQAEFLASGEPDGVVLPPGDPHGLRDPARTPAAEDYDLLRHDSVEYRAVSLPADGPVTGDRSVRMALNLAVDREALVEDVLNGLGAPASTPASPALAELREPGAEFIVDRQQAGRLLNTGGWTPGADGVRERDGEVARFTVVYDELRDLDGRLAEAFAADAAEVGIEVETRALSEADLAEQAAEHAAVISGGRQLDADLQFYEALHSTAPADPSGNPGRYDNPKVDSVLDDAREVTDPARRTVYYWEAQRAYLDDPGLVYLAFLDHAYLQRAGWAGYQAVLEPAEHGLTWGPWWNLHRWTPN; encoded by the coding sequence GTGCCCACTCCCCGCCATCGGCTGCCCGCCTGCGTGCTGACCGTCGTGCTGCTCTCCTCCGCCTGCACCAGTCCGCTGTCGCCGGGCGGGAACACCGCGGACGCCACCGCCCCGCTCGTCCTGTCCACCGTGGACGAGCCCGCGACCCTGCATCCGTTGGCGGGCTTCGGCCGTAGTGGCGCCGCGAAGTTCTACGACGGGCTCCTCACCCCGGATGCCCGGCTGGACCTGGTGCCCGCGTTGGCGGCGGAGCTGCCCGAGCCCGATGAGGACGGCCGGGCCTGGACGGTGCGTCTCCGCGATGACGTGACCTTCCATGACGGCAGCGACTTCGACGCGGCGGACGTCGTCGCCACCTATCGGGCGCTGCTCGATCCGGCGGTCGGCTCGCCGCTCGCGGCGGAGTACTCGGTGATCGACACGGTGACCGCCGTCGACGAGACGACGGTCCGGTTCGAGCTGGCTCGGCCGTACGCGCCGTTCGCCGCGCTGCTCACCCTCGGCATCCTGCCGAGCGAGCCGCTCGCCGAGAGCCGGACGGTCGACGACTCCCCGCTGGCGGAGGAGCCCAACGGCACCGGGCCCTACCGGCTGACCGAGTGGACGCGGGGCGAGGAGATGGTCTGGACGGCCGCGGAGGACCACTGGCGCGGTACGCCGGAGGTCGAGCAGGTCCGCGTCGTCTTCGCCGCCGACGCGGCCGAGCAGGCGGAGTTCCTCGCCTCCGGGGAGCCCGACGGCGTGGTGCTGCCGCCGGGCGATCCGCACGGTCTGCGGGACCCGGCCCGCACTCCCGCCGCCGAGGACTACGACCTGCTGCGACACGACAGCGTCGAGTATCGGGCCGTCAGTCTCCCCGCCGACGGCCCCGTCACCGGCGACCGCTCGGTGCGGATGGCCTTGAACCTCGCCGTGGATCGAGAGGCGCTGGTCGAGGACGTGCTCAACGGCCTGGGAGCCCCGGCCTCCACCCCGGCGAGTCCCGCGCTGGCGGAGCTGCGCGAGCCCGGCGCCGAGTTCATCGTCGACCGGCAGCAGGCCGGGCGGCTGCTCAACACCGGCGGATGGACGCCCGGCGCGGACGGCGTTCGGGAGCGCGACGGCGAGGTGGCGCGGTTCACCGTGGTCTACGACGAGCTGCGCGATCTCGACGGCCGCCTCGCCGAGGCCTTCGCCGCCGACGCGGCCGAGGTGGGCATCGAGGTCGAGACACGGGCGCTGTCGGAGGCCGACCTCGCCGAGCAGGCCGCCGAGCACGCCGCCGTGATCAGCGGCGGTCGGCAGCTCGACGCCGACCTTCAGTTCTACGAGGCGCTGCACTCCACGGCGCCTGCCGACCCGTCGGGCAACCCCGGCCGCTACGACAATCCGAAAGTGGACTCGGTGCTCGACGACGCCCGCGAGGTCACCGATCCGGCGCGTCGGACCGTCTACTACTGGGAGGCGCAGCGGGCCTATCTGGACGATCCAGGCCTGGTCTACCTGGCCTTCCTGGATCACGCCTATCTCCAACGGGCGGGCTGGGCCGGCTATCAGGCCGTGCTCGAGCCCGCGGAGCACGGACTCACCTGGGGCCCCTGGTGGAATCTGCACCGCTGGACGCCGAACTGA
- a CDS encoding DsbA family oxidoreductase: protein MSEIDTASTPTEPGERGALSVEIWFDFACPWCQIGFRRWGDALGRFAHADRVETRWRSFELRPGYAETPSRPLVDIMLSDWGMDEPTVTGIVERIRAEGRAAGLVLRPEGLRPTSTFDAHRLAHAAAEHGFGDVMRKSLFAACHRDLGDLADRGLLTELASAAGLSRTETARLWSTDAYADVVRAEHARAATAGVSEVPAFRLGGRVHSGSPATGDLLGLLDQAWREQASGAD, encoded by the coding sequence ATGAGCGAGATCGACACGGCCTCGACGCCGACCGAGCCGGGGGAGCGCGGCGCCTTGAGCGTCGAGATCTGGTTCGACTTCGCCTGCCCCTGGTGTCAGATCGGCTTCCGACGCTGGGGCGACGCGCTCGGCCGTTTCGCCCATGCCGACCGCGTCGAGACCCGCTGGCGTTCGTTCGAACTGCGCCCCGGCTACGCGGAGACGCCGTCCCGGCCGCTCGTCGACATCATGCTCTCGGACTGGGGCATGGACGAGCCGACCGTGACCGGGATCGTGGAGCGCATCCGGGCCGAGGGCCGCGCGGCGGGGCTCGTCCTGCGGCCGGAGGGCCTGCGTCCGACGAGCACCTTCGACGCGCATCGGCTCGCCCACGCCGCCGCGGAGCACGGGTTCGGCGACGTCATGCGGAAGTCCCTGTTCGCCGCCTGCCATCGGGATCTCGGCGACCTCGCCGATCGAGGGCTGCTCACCGAGCTGGCGAGCGCGGCCGGGTTGAGCAGGACGGAGACGGCGCGGCTGTGGAGCACCGACGCCTATGCGGACGTGGTGCGCGCCGAGCATGCCCGCGCCGCGACGGCGGGGGTCTCCGAGGTCCCCGCCTTCCGGCTCGGCGGCCGGGTCCACTCCGGTTCGCCTGCGACCGGGGACCTGCTGGGCCTGCTCGACCAGGCGTGGCGGGAGCAGGCCTCCGGCGCTGACTGA
- a CDS encoding M14 family metallopeptidase, with amino-acid sequence MSRFRRVPTALAVGLCLCLAVSLATPAAGTDRNDTRHAEQDSAGVYLVEDTDTPALRTRIADLGVDVLTADDTSMTVVADADQLAGLRAVGRPLTFLADREAYFGGAPEDVPDGPSINAFPNGYQDYHDFAELTSALQQAAAEHSDLATLSTIGTSAQGRNLWLMSITRAPAGSPEVLFTCQQHAREHLTREMCLRIVNRFTDSYGSDPAVTQLVNSRIIRVIPSVNPDGAEYDHATGTFRGWRKNRQGQGTDLNRNWGHQWGCCGGSSGSPSSDTYRGTSAFSAIETQRVRDYVASRVVGGDQRITAHIDFHTYSELVLWPYGYTYSDTGPGLSAQDAAAFRTLGTQMARTNGYTPQQSSDLYITDGSINDWMWAAHGIYSYTFEMYPRGGGLNGFYPIDDVIDRETARNDAAVDLLLSYADCVPRVIGASCG; translated from the coding sequence ATGTCCCGCTTCAGACGTGTGCCCACGGCCCTCGCCGTCGGCCTCTGCCTCTGCCTCGCCGTCTCGCTCGCCACACCGGCGGCGGGCACGGACCGGAACGACACGCGGCACGCCGAGCAGGACTCGGCGGGCGTGTATCTCGTCGAGGACACCGACACCCCCGCCCTGCGGACCCGGATCGCCGACCTCGGCGTGGACGTCCTGACCGCCGACGACACGAGCATGACCGTCGTCGCCGACGCCGATCAGCTCGCAGGCCTGCGGGCCGTCGGACGGCCGCTGACCTTCCTGGCCGACCGCGAGGCGTACTTCGGCGGCGCGCCGGAGGACGTCCCCGACGGCCCGTCGATCAACGCCTTTCCCAACGGCTACCAGGACTATCACGACTTCGCGGAGCTGACCTCCGCCCTACAGCAGGCGGCGGCCGAGCACTCCGACCTGGCGACGCTGAGCACCATCGGCACCTCGGCGCAGGGGCGGAACCTGTGGCTGATGAGCATCACCAGGGCACCGGCGGGCTCCCCCGAGGTGCTCTTCACCTGCCAGCAGCACGCGAGGGAACACCTCACCCGTGAGATGTGCCTGCGCATCGTCAACCGCTTCACCGACAGCTACGGCAGCGACCCCGCGGTGACTCAGCTGGTGAACTCCCGCATCATCCGGGTGATCCCGTCGGTCAACCCGGACGGCGCCGAGTACGACCACGCCACCGGCACCTTCCGAGGCTGGCGGAAGAACCGGCAGGGGCAGGGCACCGACCTCAACCGCAACTGGGGACACCAGTGGGGCTGCTGCGGCGGCTCCAGCGGCTCCCCGAGCAGCGACACCTACCGGGGGACGAGCGCCTTCTCGGCGATCGAGACCCAGCGCGTCCGCGACTACGTGGCCTCCCGCGTCGTCGGCGGCGACCAGCGGATCACCGCCCACATCGACTTTCACACCTACTCGGAACTCGTGCTCTGGCCGTACGGCTACACCTACTCCGACACCGGACCGGGCCTCAGCGCGCAGGACGCCGCCGCGTTCCGCACCCTGGGCACGCAGATGGCCCGCACCAACGGATACACGCCGCAACAGTCCAGCGACCTCTACATCACCGACGGCAGCATCAACGACTGGATGTGGGCGGCACACGGGATCTACAGCTACACCTTCGAGATGTATCCCCGCGGCGGAGGCCTGAACGGCTTCTACCCGATCGACGACGTCATCGATCGGGAGACGGCGCGCAACGACGCCGCCGTCGACCTGCTGCTGTCCTACGCCGACTGCGTTCCTCGGGTGATCGGCGCGAGCTGCGGCTGA
- the tgmA gene encoding putative ATP-grasp-modified RiPP, whose amino-acid sequence MLISPTGVATDIGVMPVPEATPLSSAGLRYLVRHRATADRPGPFDTRPLGLRHARPVPSPVQPESHYSPDLQVAVDLDGRPLIETMGKDWKTKASSDGDEGPEEHYDWEEE is encoded by the coding sequence ATGCTCATCAGCCCCACCGGCGTCGCTACCGACATCGGTGTGATGCCGGTTCCGGAAGCAACACCGTTGTCGTCGGCCGGTCTCCGGTATCTGGTGCGGCATCGGGCGACGGCCGACCGGCCGGGACCGTTCGACACCCGGCCGCTGGGATTGCGACATGCCCGCCCAGTGCCATCGCCGGTGCAGCCGGAGTCGCACTACAGCCCCGACTTACAGGTCGCCGTCGATCTGGACGGTAGGCCGTTGATCGAGACGATGGGCAAGGATTGGAAGACCAAGGCGTCGAGCGACGGCGACGAAGGTCCGGAGGAGCACTACGACTGGGAGGAGGAATGA
- the tgmB gene encoding ATP-grasp ribosomal peptide maturase, with translation MVLAQETDAPADAVVRELTARGMKVFRADTSWFPRRLVLDARIDATGRWTGVLTTEHRQVDLEAITAIWYRDPAAFRFPDALTDVERAYAHREARLGLGGVLAALPGVSWVNNPNRAADAMFKPVQLAAAAACGLRVPATLVTNDPTAVARFAAVNTDGVAEDRAGIVCKSLGSNAVTEGGRLKVAYTHRLTSVDLADLRSVASTATQVQCWVEKSHEARVIVVGRRMFTILIRAHSDSARVDWRSDYGALTYELVDTPSDLEKGLRAYMDTLGLAYAAFDFAFDTDERAWFLESNGSGQYGWLESRTGAPITAALADLLAGSACS, from the coding sequence GTGGTGCTCGCCCAGGAGACAGACGCCCCGGCCGATGCGGTCGTCCGTGAGCTGACTGCGCGGGGTATGAAGGTGTTTCGCGCGGACACGAGTTGGTTTCCTCGTCGCCTCGTGCTCGACGCTCGTATCGATGCTACCGGTAGATGGACCGGTGTTCTGACCACTGAACACCGTCAGGTCGACCTAGAGGCGATAACCGCGATCTGGTACCGCGACCCTGCGGCCTTTCGGTTTCCCGACGCTCTCACCGATGTCGAGCGCGCGTACGCCCATCGCGAGGCGCGCCTCGGGCTCGGCGGAGTGCTCGCGGCCTTACCCGGAGTATCGTGGGTCAACAACCCGAACCGGGCTGCGGATGCGATGTTCAAGCCCGTGCAACTGGCCGCTGCGGCCGCGTGTGGACTGAGGGTGCCTGCGACTCTGGTCACCAACGATCCGACCGCCGTGGCCAGGTTCGCCGCCGTCAACACCGACGGGGTCGCGGAGGACAGGGCCGGGATCGTGTGCAAGTCGCTCGGATCCAATGCGGTGACCGAGGGCGGTCGACTGAAGGTGGCCTACACTCACCGCCTCACTTCCGTAGACTTGGCCGACCTGAGATCAGTCGCTTCGACGGCGACGCAGGTCCAATGCTGGGTGGAGAAGAGCCACGAGGCTCGGGTGATCGTGGTCGGCAGGCGGATGTTCACCATCCTGATCCGCGCGCACTCCGATTCGGCGCGGGTGGACTGGCGGTCCGACTACGGTGCTCTCACCTACGAGCTGGTGGACACTCCGTCGGACCTTGAGAAGGGCTTGCGGGCCTACATGGACACACTCGGGCTGGCCTACGCGGCGTTCGACTTCGCCTTCGACACCGATGAGCGCGCCTGGTTCCTGGAATCCAACGGCTCGGGGCAGTACGGATGGCTGGAGTCGCGAACCGGGGCGCCGATCACTGCCGCCCTCGCCGATCTCCTCGCGGGGAGTGCGTGTTCGTGA
- a CDS encoding methyltransferase domain-containing protein has translation MTTGPGLGDVDWQPHAARLADELAAAGKLTSPEWRAAVAAVPRHHLVPAYYQHTPGGWERIDTASEAGLATVYSNTVLLTAVDDTGSGTVIRSSATQPGLMTRMLESLDLSDGQRVLEIGTGTGYNAALLSHRLGDDRVFSIDVEPDLLALARERLAGLGRRPTLVAGDGAAGLPEYAPFDAVIATCAVPAVPWAWVEQTRVSGVILTDLKIAVGAGSLVRLTRLAAKHAEGRFDPVYAAFMDLRRQAGAVPERMRVRRDHAESRRCTRLDPRIPWNNLVVWFLASFALGPGIAHGYTGEDTARPPTAVWIATADGSWAEVTLSATEDGHTVAEGGPRRLWSILEDTHQQWCDLDEPAWDRFGLSVTPGRQTLWLDHPDSEHTWPVHP, from the coding sequence GTGACCACCGGCCCCGGCCTCGGAGACGTCGACTGGCAGCCGCATGCGGCGCGGCTAGCGGACGAACTGGCGGCCGCAGGCAAACTCACCTCGCCCGAGTGGCGGGCCGCGGTCGCCGCCGTGCCCCGACACCATCTCGTTCCCGCCTACTACCAGCACACCCCCGGCGGCTGGGAGCGCATCGACACGGCGAGCGAGGCGGGCCTGGCCACTGTCTACTCGAACACCGTGTTGCTGACAGCGGTCGACGACACCGGCTCAGGCACCGTGATCCGGTCCTCGGCCACTCAGCCGGGCCTGATGACGCGCATGTTGGAGTCTCTCGACCTGTCTGATGGACAGCGGGTTCTGGAGATCGGCACCGGCACCGGCTACAACGCGGCCTTGCTGTCGCACCGGCTTGGCGACGACCGGGTGTTCTCCATCGATGTCGAACCGGACCTTCTCGCGCTGGCCCGCGAGCGGCTGGCCGGTCTGGGCAGGCGCCCGACACTGGTGGCAGGCGACGGCGCGGCGGGGCTGCCCGAGTACGCACCGTTCGACGCGGTCATCGCCACCTGCGCGGTCCCGGCCGTGCCATGGGCCTGGGTCGAGCAGACGCGCGTGAGCGGCGTGATCCTCACCGACCTGAAGATCGCGGTCGGCGCGGGCAGCCTCGTCCGGCTGACTCGACTCGCTGCGAAGCATGCGGAAGGGCGTTTCGACCCGGTCTACGCGGCGTTCATGGATCTGCGCCGTCAGGCAGGCGCCGTACCCGAACGAATGCGGGTGCGGCGAGATCATGCCGAGAGCCGCCGCTGCACTCGACTCGATCCCCGCATCCCCTGGAACAACCTGGTCGTGTGGTTCCTCGCCTCGTTCGCGCTCGGTCCCGGCATCGCCCACGGCTATACCGGAGAGGACACGGCCCGGCCGCCCACCGCGGTCTGGATCGCTACCGCGGACGGCTCCTGGGCCGAGGTCACCCTCTCCGCGACCGAGGACGGTCACACCGTCGCCGAAGGCGGGCCCCGCAGATTGTGGTCCATTCTCGAAGACACCCACCAGCAGTGGTGTGACCTCGACGAACCCGCCTGGGATCGGTTCGGGCTCTCCGTCACCCCAGGTCGACAGACTCTCTGGCTGGATCATCCCGACAGCGAGCACACCTGGCCGGTGCATCCGTGA
- a CDS encoding transcriptional regulator: protein MTEPFEEIAGLDRLLHEPARLAIVTALSACAAADFLYLQRLTGLSKGNLSAHLAKLEAAGTVEIDKRFVGKKAQTSVRLTGPGLEAVADYWRRLDRLRDEVRDWKPAEEP from the coding sequence GTGACCGAGCCGTTCGAGGAGATCGCCGGTCTGGACCGGCTGTTGCACGAACCCGCGCGGCTCGCGATCGTCACGGCGTTGTCGGCCTGCGCGGCGGCGGACTTCCTCTATCTCCAGCGCCTCACGGGGCTGTCCAAGGGAAACCTGTCCGCCCACCTGGCCAAACTGGAGGCGGCCGGGACCGTCGAGATCGACAAGCGGTTCGTCGGCAAGAAGGCCCAGACCAGCGTGCGGCTGACCGGGCCCGGTCTTGAGGCCGTCGCGGACTACTGGCGTCGACTGGACAGACTGCGTGACGAGGTCCGGGACTGGAAGCCCGCCGAAGAGCCGTGA
- the hisD gene encoding histidinol dehydrogenase — protein MLSRTDLRGRVPSPAELRAVLPRAEIDVDAVLHRVRPIVDAVRTRGVEAALEFTERFDGVRPERVTVPAERLEKALAELDPRVRAALEEAIRRSRLVHADQRRTDVTTTLAPGGTVTERWVPVGRVGLYVPGGLAVYPSSVVMNVVPAQEAGVESLVVCSPAQAEHGGLPHPTILAACALLGVDEVWAVGGAQAVALLAYGGGDTDGRVLDPVDLVTGPGNIYVTGAKRLLRGLVGIDAEAGPTEIAILADDTADPVHVAADLISQAEHDTLAASVLVTDSPALADAVDAELAVQVPATRHAERVREALSGRQSGCVLVDDLDAGLRVVDAYAAEHLEVQTAQAAAVAARVRNAGAVFVGAYSPVSLGDYCAGSNHVLPTGGCARHSGGLSVQNFLRGIHVVEYDETALREVADQVIALAEAEGLPAHGQAVAVRTDGRR, from the coding sequence ATGCTCTCCCGTACCGACCTGCGTGGTCGAGTCCCGAGTCCCGCCGAACTGCGCGCGGTCCTTCCGCGTGCCGAGATCGACGTGGACGCGGTGCTGCATCGGGTGCGGCCGATCGTCGACGCGGTCAGAACCCGAGGTGTCGAGGCGGCGCTGGAGTTCACCGAGCGGTTCGACGGGGTGCGGCCGGAGCGGGTCACCGTGCCCGCCGAGCGGCTTGAGAAGGCCTTGGCCGAGCTGGACCCGCGCGTGCGGGCGGCGCTGGAGGAGGCCATCCGCCGGTCACGGCTGGTGCATGCCGACCAGCGGCGCACCGACGTCACCACCACGCTGGCGCCGGGCGGCACCGTGACCGAACGCTGGGTGCCGGTCGGTCGGGTCGGGCTGTACGTGCCCGGCGGCCTGGCCGTCTATCCCTCCAGCGTGGTGATGAACGTGGTGCCCGCCCAGGAGGCGGGTGTGGAGTCGCTGGTGGTGTGCTCGCCCGCGCAGGCCGAGCACGGCGGCCTGCCGCACCCCACGATCCTGGCGGCCTGCGCGCTGCTGGGCGTCGACGAGGTGTGGGCCGTCGGCGGCGCTCAGGCCGTCGCGCTGCTCGCCTACGGCGGCGGCGACACCGACGGCCGGGTGCTCGACCCGGTCGACCTGGTCACCGGCCCCGGCAACATCTACGTCACCGGTGCCAAGCGACTGCTGCGCGGCCTGGTGGGCATCGACGCCGAGGCGGGCCCGACCGAGATCGCGATCCTCGCCGACGACACGGCCGACCCGGTGCACGTCGCTGCCGACCTGATCAGCCAGGCCGAGCACGACACGCTGGCGGCGAGCGTCCTGGTCACCGATTCGCCCGCGCTGGCCGACGCGGTGGACGCGGAGCTGGCCGTGCAGGTCCCCGCCACTCGCCACGCCGAGCGGGTCCGAGAGGCGCTGAGCGGCAGGCAGTCCGGCTGCGTCCTCGTGGACGACCTCGACGCCGGGCTGCGGGTGGTGGACGCCTATGCCGCCGAGCACCTGGAGGTGCAGACCGCGCAGGCGGCCGCGGTGGCGGCCAGGGTCCGCAACGCGGGGGCCGTGTTCGTCGGCGCCTACTCGCCGGTCTCGTTGGGCGACTACTGCGCGGGCTCGAACCACGTACTGCCCACGGGCGGCTGCGCCCGGCACTCCGGCGGCCTGTCCGTGCAGAACTTCCTACGTGGAATCCACGTGGTCGAGTACGACGAGACGGCGCTGCGCGAGGTCGCGGACCAGGTGATCGCGCTGGCCGAGGCCGAGGGGCTGCCCGCCCACGGGCAGGCCGTCGCGGTGCGGACGGACGGGCGCCGATGA
- a CDS encoding histidinol-phosphate transaminase produces the protein MTTSSSIPGAEVDLGALTLRADLRGKSPYGAPQLDVAVRLNTNENPYPPPPELVADVAESVREVAAHLHRYPDRDALALRGDLAAYLRGVTGVELAAANLWAANGSNEVLQQIMQAFGGPGRTALGFAPSYSMHPIIAAGTRTEWVAAPRRADFSLDAAAAVRAIEEHRPDIVFVTSPNNPTGQAVPLDDLRLLLAAAPGIVVLDEAYGEFSAAPSGVRLLAEFPTRLIVSRTMSKAFAFAGGRLGYLAAAPAVVDALQLVRLPYHLSVLVQAAARAALRHTEATLGSVAALVAERERVAAALSGLGFSVVHSDANFLLFGRFGDPAAAWQAYLDGDVLIRDVGIPGRLRMTVGTPVENEAFLRASEEVAARFDIG, from the coding sequence ATGACCACGTCGTCCTCGATCCCCGGCGCCGAGGTCGATCTCGGCGCCCTGACGCTGCGTGCGGACCTGCGGGGGAAGAGCCCGTACGGCGCCCCGCAGCTCGACGTCGCCGTCCGGTTGAACACCAACGAGAACCCCTATCCGCCGCCGCCGGAACTCGTCGCCGACGTCGCCGAGTCGGTGCGGGAGGTCGCCGCGCACCTGCACCGGTATCCCGATCGCGATGCGCTCGCCCTCCGCGGCGACCTGGCCGCCTACCTGCGCGGGGTGACGGGTGTCGAGCTGGCGGCGGCGAACCTCTGGGCGGCCAACGGGTCCAACGAGGTGTTGCAGCAGATCATGCAGGCCTTCGGCGGCCCCGGTCGCACGGCGCTGGGCTTCGCGCCGTCCTACTCGATGCACCCGATCATCGCCGCGGGCACCCGCACCGAATGGGTGGCCGCTCCCCGCCGCGCGGACTTCTCCTTGGACGCGGCGGCGGCCGTGCGGGCGATCGAGGAGCACCGGCCGGACATCGTGTTCGTGACCAGTCCGAACAACCCCACCGGGCAGGCCGTGCCGCTCGACGATCTGCGGCTTCTCCTGGCGGCGGCGCCGGGCATCGTGGTGCTCGACGAGGCCTACGGCGAGTTCTCCGCCGCGCCGAGCGGGGTGCGGCTGCTCGCCGAGTTCCCGACGAGGTTGATCGTCAGCCGCACCATGAGCAAGGCCTTCGCGTTCGCGGGCGGCAGGCTGGGCTATCTGGCGGCGGCCCCCGCCGTCGTCGACGCGCTCCAGCTCGTCCGGCTGCCGTATCACCTGTCGGTGCTGGTGCAGGCCGCGGCGCGGGCGGCTCTGCGTCACACGGAGGCGACTCTCGGTTCGGTGGCCGCGCTGGTCGCCGAGCGGGAGCGGGTCGCCGCCGCCCTGAGCGGGCTCGGCTTCTCGGTGGTGCACTCGGACGCGAACTTCCTGTTGTTCGGCCGGTTCGGCGATCCCGCGGCGGCCTGGCAGGCCTACCTCGACGGCGACGTCCTCATCCGGGACGTGGGCATCCCCGGCCGGCTGCGGATGACGGTGGGCACGCCCGTGGAGAACGAGGCGTTCCTCCGCGCGAGTGAGGAGGTCGCGGCCCGCTTCGACATCGGCTGA
- a CDS encoding DinB family protein, which yields MTATRRADMFTADGRPSDDDPREHGPRLGDERTTMVESLRRQRLTLEMKCADLDAEAMARRAVEPSTMSLLGLVRHLAEIERATFRVMLAGQDAPRLFCTPTDRDGDFNGAVADPQVVAEAWEAWRSEVAFAERFVADAPSLDVLGDDPLNQHGSGGGPMSLREALMGMIEEYARHMGHVDLLRERIDGRLGQ from the coding sequence ATGACCGCGACCCGACGCGCCGACATGTTCACCGCCGACGGCAGGCCGTCCGACGACGACCCTCGGGAGCACGGCCCGCGGCTGGGCGACGAGCGCACCACCATGGTCGAGTCACTGCGCCGCCAGCGCCTCACGCTGGAGATGAAGTGCGCCGACCTCGATGCCGAGGCCATGGCGCGCCGGGCCGTCGAACCGTCGACGATGTCGCTGCTGGGGCTGGTGCGGCATCTGGCGGAGATCGAACGTGCGACGTTCAGGGTGATGCTGGCCGGGCAGGATGCTCCCCGGCTGTTCTGCACTCCGACCGACCGCGACGGCGACTTCAACGGCGCCGTCGCCGATCCACAGGTCGTCGCGGAGGCATGGGAGGCCTGGCGGAGCGAGGTGGCCTTCGCCGAACGGTTCGTCGCCGACGCACCGAGCCTCGACGTCCTCGGCGACGATCCCTTGAATCAGCACGGCAGCGGCGGCGGGCCGATGTCGCTGCGTGAGGCGCTGATGGGGATGATCGAGGAGTACGCCCGGCACATGGGCCACGTCGACCTCCTCCGCGAACGCATCGACGGCCGACTGGGCCAGTGA